One stretch of Leishmania panamensis strain MHOM/PA/94/PSC-1 chromosome 29 sequence DNA includes these proteins:
- a CDS encoding hypothetical protein (TriTrypDB/GeneDB-style sysID: LpmP.29.2490), giving the protein MERFNRFLVPDSDSDSAEEATLRANQSGNAADGSLLGSAAHEGTNKDSLHSSQRNTENPAPAAEHPADSPSSHHSADGNAVERSAPGPQERVGGADGQSVVSVSENAVNINSAGTGATPAPVEAAPSDLPDHRGDVMPPSAASASVSPSTALSEKRIPTASPGARVAAMKEKEAQQNVETPSLPRAPTSSHASAEPAPHHDASSDARNHPGASGTSSQMAAATTAVNAVAGATAASGAAPAAQVAPLSSTAATPERAAANAGPRDSVESSPATNAHPPEEEAVASAKKKKSIFSRFFSFCKKKLCTCCGLCSCCTQEEAVSTASRNSEAQSERASAREAVANTEAQVTPEGIAAAEPNASPSEQALSIPVATRTASKHSSARSSKANAAELQGEQAAGEEAGLAQPKEETPAATPARHSASDTAPPPNETSNGPPGAADANADAAKDGGASAHSALSGSRVSQGPDAAHEGSGESAVAPKGSGKAQKPTTKGHSGKSAKSADLDEASGSDEDTQRSAHSVEAEMAKTSATHRASHGRRKKKVSASTTSAPAGKGKRSSRHSHAAAATGQSSGLHSPIHDDDESYSGSGSYSYGYSDSRTSNYATASSPTSSSIAAAHEPVGSDDSLRRSAVRGAYDMSCTSKWDPKAISVLLQDEEPLPSMPAYRRRILLDLRARERRDAEEAAREWRELTFRPQIHNNPFSNYNDASPAVMTDRSHSPFSGARGFSVYSPASGFSELSPGRYQIHRMSPRLLEPRCAPQQPAPPPFKPVISHYAKNKVKPGLSVFKRLYKPRSSSQPVPSGDYTHRPAISNMARQLYSPGRGDRLQHHSSEDDIATPRRRSVFDRLYRMRRSSGPSPTTSPSRDATGRLSFQPQITDMARHQFALLPKESFGDRLYRNDRSPRHDIHAPFHSQENFSGDCGSEHVMTNDSNSDHSSSLSQSSFDEVRDTPTASTDMDRRSSESQVVVETV; this is encoded by the coding sequence ATGGAGCGTTTTAATCGCTTTCTGGTTCCAGACAGTGACTCGGACAgtgctgaggaggcgacgctgcgcgcGAACCAGTCCGGCAATGCGGCCGACGGCTCCTTGCTGGGCTCCGCAGCACACGAGGGTACAAACAAGGATAGCCTTCACTCTTCGCAGCGTAATACTGAAAAtcctgctccagctgcagaGCATCCAGCAgactcgccgtcgtcgcaTCACTCAGCCGATGGCAATGCCGTGGAGAGGTCAGCACCTGGCCCTCAGGAACGGGTGGGCGGTGCTGATGGGCAGTCTGTCGTTTCCGTGTCTGAGAACGCCGTGAATATCAACTCTGCCGGTACTGGCGCGACGCCTGCGCCTGTGGAAGCGGCCCCTTCTGACCTGCCCGACCATCGCGGGGATGTAATGCCGCCTTCTGCAGCCTCTGCAAGTGTCTCACCGTCGACGGCTCTCTCGGAAAAGCGCATCCCGACTGCCTCCCCCGGCGCTCGCGTTGCGGCtatgaaggagaaggaagctCAACAGAACGTGGAGACACCCAGTCTTCCACGAGCCCCTACTAGTTCCCATGCATCTGCCGAGCCTGCTCCTCACCATGATGCGAGTTCAGATGCGAGGAATCACCCAGGTGCCTCAGGCACCTCTTCGcagatggcggcggcgacgactgCGGTCAATGCTGTGGCTGGTGCTACTGCGGCTTCTGGTGCAGCTCCCGCAGCACAGGTAGCACCGCTTTCCTCCACTGCAGCCACTCCGGAAAGGGCAGCTGCTAATGCCGGGCCGCGCGATTCGGTCGAGTCGTCCCCCGCCACCaacgcccacccacccgaggaagaggcggtggcctcagcgaaaaagaaaaagtcCATCTTCTCTAggttcttctccttctgcaAGAAAAAGCTTTGCACCTGCTGTGGActctgctcctgctgcacgcaggaggaggcggtgtcgACGGCGTCGAGGAACAGCGAAGCGCAATCAGAGCGGGCGTCGGCGAGAGAAGCGGTGGCCAACACCGAGGCGCAGGTTACACCCGAGGGTatcgccgcagcagagccAAACGCGAGTCCCTCGGAGCAAGCGCTGAGCATTCCCGTCGCGacccgcaccgcctccaaGCACTCGTCAGCACGGTCGAGCAAGGCAAACGCTGCAGAGTTGCAGGGGGAGCAAGCCGCGGGAGAGGAGGCTGGGTTGGCTCAACCTAAGGAGGAGACCCCTGCAGCCACGCCTGCTAGACACTCAGCTTCCGACACTGCGCCTCCACCCAACGAAACGTCCAACGGGCCGCctggcgccgctgatgcCAATGCTGACGCTGCGAAGGACGGGGGTGCCTCGGCACACTCGGCGTTGTCAGGATCTCGTGTCTCGCAGGGCCCAGATGCGGCTCACGAAGGGTCAGGCgagtcggcggtggcgcccaAAGGATCGGGAAAAGCTCAGAAGCCAACAACCAAGGGGCACTCTGGGAAGAGCGCCAAATCGGCGGACCTGGACGAGGCATctggcagcgacgaggacacGCAGCGGTCTGCTCACAGTGTAGAGGCTGAGATGGCGAAAACGTCCGCGACCCACCGTGCTTCTCACGgcagaaggaagaagaaggtgTCGGCATCGACGACTTCTGCCCCGGCTGGCAAGGGTAAGCGGTCATCAAGGCACtcgcacgcagctgctgccacaggGCAGTCTTCCGGGTTGCATAGCCCCATACACGACGACGATGAGAGCTATAGCGGCTCCGGCTCCTACTCGTACGGGTACTCAGATAGCCGAACTTCGAATTACGCTACCGCATCAAGCCCGACATCCTCGAGcattgctgcagcgcatgaACCGGTTGGCTCGGATGACTCGCTGCGACGATCTGCAGTGCGCGGTGCCTATGACATGTCCTGTACCTCTAAGTGGGATCCGAAGGCGATTAGCGTTCTCCTGCAGGACGAGGAGCCCCTCCCATCCATGCCAGCGTATCGGCGGCGCATTCTTCTGGACTTGCGTGCGCGGGAGCGGCGTGACGCTGAGGAAGCGGCGAGGGAGTGGCGCGAACTCACTTTCCGACCTCAAATACACAACAATCCGTTTAGCAACTACAACGATGCGTCGCCGGCCGTGATGACGGACCGCAGTCACTCGCCCTTCAGTGGGGCACGCGGGTTTTCTGTATATTCCCCAGCATCCGGATTCTCGGAGCTCTCCCCGGGCCGCTACCAGATTCACCGCATGTCTCCGCGCCTGCTGGAGCCGCGttgcgcgccgcagcagcccgcgccgccaccattTAAACCTGTCATCTCCCACTACGCCAAGAATAAAGTGAAACCGGGGCTCAGTGTCTTCAAGCGTCTGTACAAGCCCCGCAGCTCCTCACAGCCAGTGCCGAGCGGCGACTACACCCACAGGCCGGCGATATCGAATATGGCGCGTCAGCTGTACTCGCCTGGCCGCGGCGACCGCCTTCAGCACCACTCCTCCGAGGACGACATCGCAACACCGCGGCGCAGGTCAGTATTCGACCGCCTCTACCGCATGCGCCGGTCCTCTGGCCCCAGCCCTACCACATCTCCTTCCCGCGATGCCACGGGGAGGCTGTCCTTTCAGCCCCAGATCACTGACATGGCACGTCACCAGTTCGCGTTGCTGCCGAAGGAGTCGTTTGGTGACCGCCTGTACCGCAACGATCGGTCACCGCGGCACGATATTCATGCCCCATTTCACTCGCAGGAGAACTTCAGCGGCGACTGTGGCTCCGAGCATGTTATGACGAATGACTCAAACAGCGATCACTCGTCCTCGTTGTCGCAGTCTTCCTTTGATGAGGTGAGGGACACGCCGACTGCTTCGACAGATATGGATCGCCGCTCCTCCGAGAGCCAAGTTGTCGTAGAGACGGTGTAG
- a CDS encoding protein kinase, putative (TriTrypDB/GeneDB-style sysID: LpmP.29.2500) produces MSWHKCSMCQSRLQDNELNFCISCRVAVCGTCTQICYPNRMSVALCMRCAVPDYVFSCGRCHQHISYEGLEFFCDMCANPICFSCVASGTSFECGKLKCSLCCEYPMSQAARNLVIRYVVDDAMLRQLPMPLVSRAAPVAPSPPQARVTAAALVATMSTKYRNLLGREKLGEGAQGVVYKCRTEENEVVVVKEMVFNKTDVTAFEAQARQVERMRQLNHPHLIRYLDVSVKQDPLRICVVMPFYNEGDLKKFIEMQRKPVTEVKLCSIVLQIAGALSYLHRQEPPLVHRDIKPENILLLNHKEQVLLMDLDLCRAVDVTASVIKRREMSPTYEYRAPELATSCGDTKADVFSLGVVMFVLATLPDFPCVRTDSGEALVLSSSEWSPSSLERAIQREIKGVQGYTYSREFIRLVVAMLLHKPAARPTSESVIHRLQKIMEQRLMEGKV; encoded by the coding sequence ATGTCGTGGCATAAGTGCTCCATGTGTCAGTCGAGGTTGCAGGATAATGAGCTGAACTTCTGCATCTCCTGCCGCGTTGCCGTGTGTGGGACATGCACTCAAATCTGCTACCCGAACCGGATGAGTGTGGCCCTCTGCATGCGGTGCGCGGTACCTGACTACGTCTTCTCCTGTGGACGGTGCCACCAGCACATCTCGTATGAAGGCCTGGAGTTCTTCTGCGACATGTGTGCCAACCCCATTTGCTTCAGCTGCGTCGCGAGCGGCACTAGCTTCGAGTGTGGCAAGTTGAAATGTAGTCTGTGCTGCGAGTACCCAATGTCACAGGCAGCGCGTAATCTGGTGATCCGCTATGTGGTAGACGACGCcatgctgcgccagctcccGATGCCGCTCGTGTCACGTGCGGCCCCGgtggcaccgtcgcctcCACAAGCGCGCGTgacagctgcagcgttgGTGGCGACGATGAGCACCAAATACCGAAATCTGCTTGGGCGAGAGAAGCTCGGCGAGGGTGCGCAGGGCGTTGTGTACAAGTGCCGCacggaggagaacgaggtggtggtggtgaaggagatgGTGTTTAATAAAACAGATGTCACCGCCTTTGAGGCCCAGGCGCGACAAGTTGAACGCATGCGCCAGCTAAACCACCCTCATCTCATCCGCTACCTCGACGTCTCGGTCAAGCAGGACCCACTACGCATCTGCGTGGTCATGCCCTTCTACAACGAGGGCGATTTGAAAAAGTTCATTGAAATGCAGCGCAAACCGGTGACGGAGGTGAAGCTGTGCTCCATCGTTCTGCAGATTGCCGGCGCCCTCAGCTATCTGCATCGGCAAGAGCCACCGCTCGTTCATCGTGACATCAAGCCCGAGAACATCCTGTTGCTCAACCACAAGGAGCAGGTACTGCTGATGGACCTGGATCTCTGTCGAGCAGTAGACGTAACGGCGAGCGTCATTAAGCGGCGCGAGATGTCACCGACGTATGAGTACCGCGCACCAGAGTTGGCGACGAGCTGCGGCGATACCAAAGCAGATGTGTTTAGCCTCGGTGTGGTGATGTTCGTGCTTGCCACACTGCCGGACTTTCCATGCGTGCGCACGGACTCCGGCGAGGCGCTAGTGCTCTCCTCGTCTGAGtggtcgccgtcgtcgttgGAGCGTGCTATTCAGCGCGAAATTAAAGGCGTACAGGGCTACACTTACTCAAGGGAGTTTATCCGCTTAGTCGTGGCAATGCTTCTTCACAAGCCCGCCGCACGTCCCACGTCGGAGAGTGTCATCCACCGCCTGCAGAAGATCATGGAGCAGCGCCTGATGGAGGGGAAGGTGTGA
- a CDS encoding heat shock protein 20, putative (TriTrypDB/GeneDB-style sysID: LpmP.29.2470), translating into MWSPNNKRDSLSNSDDGLFPFLFPFPDLRPLQMFNTFFSSRSRGSWIPAVDLSQQDDGYTLVADLPEVKKEDLRVYTESASTICISGNRKSVLKQDESQLLVAERGFGRFERCFELPTSVDNSKIKATFNDHQLSVSIPKMRNTKSGASNSVTID; encoded by the coding sequence ATGTGGAGCCCAAACAACAAAAGGGACTCgctcagcaacagcgacgacggtctcttcccctttctcttcccttttcctgaTCTGCGTCCACTTCAAATGTTCAacaccttcttctcctcccgcTCGCGCGGGTCGTGGATTCCAGCGGTCGACTTATCCCAGCAGGACGATGGCTATACCCTCGTTGCTGACTTGccggaggtgaagaaggaggaCTTGCGCGTGTACACGGAAAGTGCGAGCACCATCTGCATCTCTGGCAATCGCAAGAGCGTCTTAAAGCAGGACGAGAGCCAGCTACTTGTTGCAGAGCGCGGCTTCGGCCGCTTTGAGCGCTGCTTCGAGCTTCCCACTTCCGTGGACAACAGCAAAATCAAGGCCACCTTCAACGATCATCAGCTGAGTGTGTCCATTCCAAAAATGCGCAACACAAAGTCTGGAGCGTCCAACTCAGTCACCATTGACTAG
- a CDS encoding ATP-dependent phosphofructokinase (TriTrypDB/GeneDB-style sysID: LpmP.29.2520), which yields METRSHINTKMVPSYHPPLSKVTAADLTVERLPGCKYMNPSKKHILREEYRDKVEHIMYDPRPQEDLDSEYPVSCNKLVCELAAARKHLHFNPSETSIGIVTCGGICPGLNDVIRSITLAGIIAYRVKRVVGFRYGYWGLSKEGSKTAIELSRTDVRQIHRFGGTILGSSRGPQSSEEMVDTLVRMKINILFTVGGDGTQRGALKIYEEAKRRGENISVFGVPKTIDNDLAFSHRTFGFQTAVEQATNAVRAAYAEAVSLNYGVGIVKLMGRESGFIAAQTAVASAQANICLIPENPLPKETVMRLIERRFQQSRNCVIIVAEGFGQDWETGVGGHDASGNKKLIDIGFILKKEVESWLRANKEKYPQGTVKYIDPSYMIRACAPSSNDALFCTTLATLAVHEAMAGATGCIIALRYNNYILVPIKAATSVRRVVSLRGALWRQVREITVGLSDNVQQWNEQDLRRDLESLNVERERIIARLASKV from the coding sequence ATGGAGACACGCAGCCACATCAACACCAAAATGGTGCCGTCGTACCATCCGCCGCTGTCCAAGGTGACTGCCGCCGACCTGACGGTGGAGCGCCTGCCCGGCTGCAAGTACATGAACCCCTCTAAGAAGCACATTCTCCGTGAGGAGTACCGCGACAAGGTGGAGCACATTATGTACGACCCCCGTCCGCAGGAGGACCTGGACTCCGAGTACCCGGTGTCGTGCAACAAGCTGGTGTGCGAGTTGGCTGCTGCCCGTAAGCACCTCCACTTCAACCCGTCCGAGACCTCTATCGGCATCGTGACCTGCGGCGGCATCTGTCCTGGTCTAAACGACGTCATTCGCTCCATCACGCTGGCTGGCATCATAGCCTACCGCGTCAAGCGCGTTGTCGGTTTCCGCTACGGTTACTGGGGTCTGTCGAAGGAGGGCAGCAAGACCGCCATAGAGCTCTCCCGCACGGATGTGCGCCAGATCCACCGCTTCGGTGGCACGATTTTGGGTAGCTCTCGCGGCCCGCAGAGCTCGGAGGAGATGGTCGACACACTTGTGCGTATGAAGATCAACATCCTTTTCACCGTTGGCGGTGATGGCACGCAGCGCGGTGCTCTGAAAATCtacgaggaggcgaagcgccgTGGCGAGAACATCTCCGTCTTCGGTGTGCCCAAGACGATCGATAACGATCTTGCCTTCTCCCACCGCACCTTTGGCTTCCAGACTGCCGTCGAGCAGGCCACGAACGCCGTGCGCGCCGCCTACGCTGAGGCCGTATCGCTCAACTACGGTGTGGGTATTGTGAAGCTAATGGGCCGTGAGAGCGGCTTCATTGCTGCCCAGACGGCTGTGGCCAGCGCGCAGGCGAATATTTGTCTCATTCCTGAGAACCCGTTGCCGAAAGAGACGGTGATGCGCCTGATTGAGCGCCGCTTTCAGCAGTCGCGCAACTGCGTCATCATCGTTGCTGAGGGCTTCGGCCAGGACTGGGAAACTGGAGTGGGCGGCCATGATGCCTCCGGGAACAAGAAGCTTATCGATATCGGCTTCATCCTgaagaaggaggtggagtcCTGGCTGCGCGCGAACAAGGAAAAGTACCCCCAGGGCACTGTCAAGTACATTGACCCGTCTTATATGATCCGCGCCTGCGCGCCGTCATCCAACGACGCTCTCTTCTGCACCACCCTGGCCACTCTTGCCGTGCACGAGGCCATGGCCGGTGCAACTGGCTGCATCATCGCACTCCGCTACAACAACTACATTCTTGTGCCTATCAAGGCGGCCACATCAGTGCGCCGCGTCGTCAGCCTTCGTGGCGCTCTCTGGCGGCAGGTGCGTGAGATCACTGTGGGGTTGAGTGACAACGTGCAACAGTGGAACGAGCAGGACCTGCGCCGCGACCTGGAGTCGCTAAACGTGGAGCGCGAGCGCATTATTGCGCGCCTGGCGTCTAAGGTGTGA
- a CDS encoding 60S ribosomal protein L13, putative (TriTrypDB/GeneDB-style sysID: LpmP.29.2480), producing MPKGNNAIPHVHQKKHWNPCSSQKGNVKVFLNQPAQKHRRRRLRLLKAKKVFPRPLKALRPQVNCPTVRHNMKRRLGRGFSPAELKAAGLNPHYAATIGIRVDGRRKNKSEEGMNVNVQRLKTYMSKLVLFPVNHKKVRKGEASEEEVKAAGQDRSRFGDAAVGAVVFPSAEAPRAVSSEEKSKNVYAFLKKNHSAVRFFGVRSVRAARKEAAKEEKVGK from the coding sequence ATGCCGAAGGGTAACAACGCGATCCCCCACGTTCACCAGAAGAAGCACTGGAACCCGTGCTCTTCGCAGAAGGGTAACGTGAAGGTGTTCCTGAACCAGCCGGCTCAgaagcaccgccgtcgccgcctgcgcctgctgaAGGCCAAGAAGGTGTTCCCCCGCCCGCTGAAGGCGCTGCGTCCGCAGGTGAACTGCCCCACGGTGCGTCACAACATGAAGCGCCGCCTGGGCCGCGGCTTCTCGCCGGCCGAGCTGAAGGCTGCTGGGCTGAACCCCCACTATGCCGCCACAATCGGCATCCGTGTGGACGGACGCCGGAAGAACAAGTCCGAGGAGGGCATGAACGTGAACGTGCAGCGCCTGAAGACGTACATGAGCAAGCTTGTCCTGTTTCCGGTGAACCACAAGAAGGTGCGGAAGGGCGAGgcgtcggaggaggaggtgaaggccgCGGGCCAGGACCGCTCGCGCttcggcgacgccgccgtcggcgctgTGGTGTTCCCGTCCGCCGAGGCCCCGCGCGCCGTGTCTAGCGAGGAGAAGTCGAAGAACGTGTACGCCTTCCTGAAGAAGAACCACTCCGCCGTGCGCTTCTTCGGCGTTCGCAGCGTCCGCGCCGCGCGCAAGGAGGccgcgaaggaggagaaggtcGGCAAGTAA
- the VPS4 gene encoding vacuolar protein sorting-associated protein 4 (TriTrypDB/GeneDB-style sysID: LpmP.29.2510) has product MSVDFTAKAVELFKKAAALDENKEYEQAYRWYMETIDVFLTAIKYENKNPTKREYMRSKVSDIIARAEKIKEFLDRSKDGDANAQGGSGSTAQKTASASKKAKEDDEDKQRMRNNLGSAVLKVKPNVHWSQIAGLEAAKQALKESVILPMKFPQLFTGKRKPWRGILLYGPPGTGKSYLAKAVATEADGTFLSVSSSDLLSRWLGDSEKLVRNLFELAREAYKAEGKPSIIFVDEIDSLVSARSDSENDASRRVKTEFLVQMQGVGYDDEGVLVLAATNIPWSLDSAIRRRFERRIYIPLPEFQARVQMFKIHIGDTPNTLDDEDWLDLGRRTDMYSGSDIENVVRNALMECIRTLQVATHFKRVVGPDPHDPTHTVNNRLVPCSPGDPDAFPMSAVEITEPELLMPMPVTKEDFIKALRTSKPSVNDEDIERHIKFTADFGQEG; this is encoded by the coding sequence ATGTCCGTCGACTTCACCGCTAAAGCCGTCGAGCTCTTCAAGAAGGCTGCGGCGCTGGATGAAAACAAGGAGTACGAGCAGGCGTACCGGTGGTACATGGAGACGATTGACGTATTTCTGACAGCCATCAAATATGAGAACAAGAACCCCACAAAACGTGAGTATATGCGGAGTAAGGTGTCCGACATCATTGCCCGCGCCGAGAAGATCAAGGAGTTCCTCGACCGCTCCAAAGACGGAGACGCCAACGCTCAGGGCGGCTCCGGTTCTACCGCACAGAAGACCGCATCGGCCAGTAAGAAGGCCAaggaggatgacgaggacaAGCAGCGCATGCGCAACAACCTCGGTAGTGCCGTTCTCAAGGTGAAACCCAACGTGCACTGGAGCCAGATTGCCGGCCTCGAGGCGGCCAAGCAGGCCCTGAAGGAGTCCGTCATTCTGCCAATGAAGTTTCCCCAGCTCTTCACCGGCAAGCGCAAGCCGTGGCGCGGCATCTTGCTCTACGGCCCCCCGGGTACGGGTAAGTCTTACCTTGCTAAAGCGGTGGCTACGGAGGCCGACGGCACCTTTCTCAGTGTCAGTAGCTCCGACttgctctctcgctggcTCGGTGACTCGGAGAAGCTCGTGCGCAATCTTTTCGAGCTGGCTCGCGAGGCGTACAAGGCAGAGGGGAAGCCTTCTATCATCTTCGTGGATGAGATCGACTCTCTCGTCTCGGCGCGCTCCGACAGCGAGAACGATGCGTCACGGCGTGTCAAGACGGAGTTCCTTGTGCAGATGCAGGGCGTAGGCTACGATGACGAAGGTGTGCTCGTTCTGGCTGCCACCAATATTCCGTGGTCACTTGATAGCGCTATCCGGCGTCGCTTCGAGCGCCGTATTTACATTCCGCTGCCGGAATTCCAGGCACGTGTACAGATGTTCAAAATCCACATAGGCGATACCCCCAACACACTCGACGACGAGGACTGGCTGGACCTTGGGAGGCGGACAGATATGTACTCGGGTAGCGATATCGAGAACGTCGTGAGGAACGCTCTGATGGAGTGCATCCGAACGCTGCAGGTAGCGACACACTTCAAGCGCGTCGTCGGCCCTGACCCACATGACCCCACGCACACGGTGAATAACCGTTTGGTGCCGTGCTCTCCTGGCGATCCGGACGCGTTCCCGATGTCGGCGGTGGAGATTACGGAGCCCGAGTTGCTCATGCCGATGCCGGTGACCAAGGAGGACTTCATCAAGGCACTGCGCACTAGCAAACCCTCCGTGAACGACGAGGATATTGAGCGCCACATCAAGTTCACCGCCGACTTTGGCCAGGAGGGCTAA